In Tessaracoccus flavus, the following are encoded in one genomic region:
- a CDS encoding Sir2 family NAD-dependent protein deacetylase, with the protein MNRERVPDVGGWFRTARDGGVATHGRWGAVAGPFGLVSTDDELRAALDLLSDGPTMVLSGAGMSTGSGLPDYRGPDAVPRSPMTYDEFVSSDLSRRRYWARSTVGWRWFRQAEPGVTHVALAELGGMLDVVGVVTQNVDGLHTRAGSAPVVDLHGSLDRVVCLSCGAVTGRERLQEELLALNPRFAAQLDDLAEEARSAPDGDAEVDRTETFRYPDCEVCGGVLKPDVVFFGENVARDVVARANDLFERAGSLLVVGTSLTVMSGLRFVRRAAKDGKPVVIVGDGATRGDELATMRLHGRLENVLPRWVDWLRELAP; encoded by the coding sequence GTGAATCGGGAGCGGGTGCCAGACGTCGGTGGATGGTTCCGCACGGCCCGCGACGGTGGGGTCGCGACCCACGGACGCTGGGGAGCGGTCGCGGGACCCTTCGGGCTTGTCTCCACCGACGATGAACTCCGAGCGGCCCTCGATCTGCTGAGCGATGGGCCGACGATGGTGCTGAGCGGGGCAGGGATGTCGACGGGGTCCGGCCTGCCCGACTACCGGGGCCCCGACGCGGTGCCGCGCTCGCCCATGACGTACGACGAGTTCGTCTCCTCCGACCTCAGCCGACGGCGCTACTGGGCGCGCAGCACGGTCGGGTGGCGGTGGTTCCGCCAAGCCGAGCCCGGGGTGACGCACGTGGCGCTTGCGGAGCTCGGAGGGATGCTCGACGTCGTCGGGGTGGTGACGCAGAACGTCGACGGCCTGCACACTCGGGCGGGGTCGGCGCCGGTCGTCGATCTGCACGGAAGCCTCGACAGGGTCGTCTGCCTCTCATGCGGGGCGGTGACCGGCCGCGAGCGCCTTCAGGAGGAGTTGCTGGCGCTCAATCCGAGGTTCGCCGCGCAGTTAGACGACCTGGCGGAGGAGGCCCGGAGCGCGCCCGACGGCGACGCGGAGGTGGATCGGACGGAGACGTTCCGCTACCCGGACTGCGAGGTCTGCGGGGGAGTGCTGAAGCCGGACGTGGTGTTCTTCGGCGAGAATGTGGCCCGTGACGTCGTGGCCCGGGCCAATGATCTCTTCGAGCGGGCCGGCTCGCTGCTGGTGGTGGGCACGAGTTTGACGGTGATGAGCGGCCTTCGCTTCGTGCGCCGCGCGGCCAAGGACGGCAAGCCAGTCGTCATCGTCGGCGACGGCGCCACCCGCGGCGACGAGCTGGCCACGATGCGGCTGCACGGTCGCCTGGAGAACGTCCTCCCGCGCTGGGTCGACTGGCTCCGCGAGCTCGCTCCCTGA
- a CDS encoding DUF808 domain-containing protein, with translation MAGGLAALLDDIAAIARIAAASVDDIAAAATKASTKAVGVVVDDAAVTPRYVQGFTPQRELPVIWRIAKGSLKNKLLFILPAILLMSQYLPWLLTPLLMLGGLYLSYEGAEKIWEIVSGHSKAKKAPAIVKGGAHEDKMVKGAITTDFILSTEIMVISLNELTDLDFWLRAAALVVVAVGITALVYGAVAFIVKMDDIGLKLATNPSTKRLGEGLVKAMPIVLKALSTVGIAAMLWVGGHILLVGINDLGFTPIYDFVHGLEVAAASAAGGFVGWLVNTLFSALLGLIVGAIAVVVMHLLPFGKKHDDDHEASEEEAAAALKKGVIESSDARSHPRVDEGGSHRVE, from the coding sequence ATGGCTGGCGGACTTGCCGCACTACTGGACGACATCGCCGCGATCGCCCGCATCGCCGCAGCCTCCGTCGACGACATCGCCGCCGCTGCCACCAAGGCCTCGACGAAGGCCGTCGGTGTGGTTGTCGACGACGCCGCCGTGACCCCCCGGTACGTCCAGGGCTTCACCCCGCAGCGTGAGCTTCCGGTGATCTGGCGGATCGCCAAGGGATCGCTGAAGAACAAGCTCCTGTTCATCCTCCCCGCGATCCTGTTGATGAGCCAGTACCTCCCGTGGCTGTTGACACCCCTGCTCATGTTGGGCGGCCTGTACCTGTCCTACGAGGGGGCGGAGAAGATCTGGGAGATCGTCAGCGGCCACTCCAAGGCCAAGAAGGCCCCCGCGATCGTCAAGGGCGGGGCCCACGAGGACAAGATGGTCAAGGGCGCCATCACAACCGACTTCATCCTCTCGACCGAGATCATGGTCATCTCGCTCAACGAGCTGACCGACCTCGATTTCTGGCTGCGAGCCGCGGCGCTGGTGGTCGTCGCCGTCGGCATCACCGCCCTCGTCTACGGCGCGGTCGCCTTCATCGTCAAGATGGACGACATCGGCCTCAAGCTCGCCACCAACCCGTCGACCAAGCGCCTCGGCGAGGGCCTCGTCAAGGCCATGCCGATCGTCTTGAAGGCGCTCTCCACCGTCGGCATCGCGGCCATGCTGTGGGTGGGTGGCCACATCCTGCTGGTGGGTATCAACGACCTCGGCTTCACCCCGATCTACGACTTCGTCCACGGGCTCGAGGTGGCGGCGGCGAGCGCGGCCGGCGGGTTCGTCGGCTGGCTCGTCAACACGCTGTTCTCCGCTCTGCTCGGCCTCATCGTCGGTGCGATCGCCGTCGTCGTCATGCACCTGCTGCCGTTCGGCAAGAAGCACGACGACGACCACGAGGCCAGCGAAGAGGAAGCCGCCGCGGCCCTCAAGAAGGGCGTCATCGAGAGCTCCGATGCCAGGAGCCACCCCCGCGTCGACGAGGGTGGCTCCCACCGGGTTGAGTGA
- a CDS encoding aldo/keto reductase: MQYTKLGRTGLKVSRLVLGTMNFGPETSEEDAHAIMSRALDEGINFFDTANGYGGKGHRGRTEEIIGRWFDKTGRRDEVVLGTKVYGGLTEDEKPNFSRLSAVNVRRSAIGSLKRLRTDHIDLYQMHHVDRETPWDEVWQSMDRLVAEGDIVYVGSSNFAGWHIAAATEAARRRGSLGLVSEQSLYNLAARTVELEVLPAARHYGLGVIPWSPLGGGLLGGVLRKLDEGRRASAGIASQVEEKRDQLQQWEDFCDELGEKPGDVALAWLLHQDGVTGPIIGPRTMEQLESALHALEISLDDDALRRLDEIFPGPGGSAPEAYAW, translated from the coding sequence ATGCAGTACACAAAGCTGGGCCGCACCGGCCTGAAGGTTTCCCGACTGGTCCTGGGCACGATGAACTTCGGGCCCGAGACCTCCGAGGAGGACGCGCACGCCATCATGAGCCGCGCCCTCGACGAGGGCATCAACTTCTTCGACACCGCCAACGGGTACGGGGGCAAGGGCCACCGGGGCCGGACTGAGGAAATCATCGGCCGGTGGTTCGACAAGACCGGACGCCGCGACGAGGTGGTGCTCGGCACCAAGGTCTACGGAGGCCTGACCGAGGACGAGAAGCCGAACTTCTCGCGCCTGTCGGCGGTCAACGTCCGCCGATCCGCGATCGGGTCGCTCAAGCGGCTGCGCACCGACCACATCGACCTGTACCAGATGCATCACGTGGACCGCGAGACCCCCTGGGACGAGGTCTGGCAGTCGATGGACCGGCTGGTGGCCGAGGGCGACATCGTCTACGTCGGGTCCTCCAACTTCGCCGGCTGGCACATTGCGGCGGCCACCGAAGCGGCGCGTCGCCGGGGATCGCTCGGGCTGGTCAGCGAACAGTCGCTGTACAACCTCGCCGCCCGCACGGTGGAGCTTGAGGTACTGCCGGCGGCCCGGCACTACGGGCTCGGCGTGATCCCCTGGTCGCCGCTCGGCGGCGGGCTGCTCGGCGGCGTGCTCCGGAAGCTGGATGAGGGGCGCCGCGCGTCGGCCGGGATCGCCAGCCAGGTCGAGGAGAAGCGCGACCAGCTGCAGCAGTGGGAAGACTTCTGCGACGAGCTGGGGGAGAAGCCCGGCGACGTCGCCCTCGCCTGGCTGCTCCACCAGGACGGCGTGACCGGGCCCATCATCGGTCCCCGCACGATGGAACAGCTCGAGTCGGCGCTACACGCCCTGGAGATCTCCCTCGACGACGACGCGCTGCGTCGGCTCGACGAGATCTTCCCCGGGCCGGGCGGCTCCGCGCCGGAGGCCTACGCCTGGTAG
- a CDS encoding SDR family oxidoreductase, translated as MSNDIESTVAKHAAELASQPEGGFPAQEQAPPGLTSKMDPVPDHGEESYEGHGKLQGLRALITGGDSGIGRAVAIAFAREGADVAIAHLPEEQSDADDTLEFVRKEGVKGFSIPGDLQDTDTCARTVEQAVESLGGLDILVNNAAYHFTRGDAGGLEGLKQENVSRVLRLNIEAILWLTKAAVPHLGKGSSIINTSSIQSFEPSGRLLEYAATKAAVNNLTVNLAEELGPKGIRVNAVAPGPIWTPLQPATRDGEEMKKFGADTPLGRAGQPAELAPAYVFLASPRDASYVSGTIIGVTGGKAAW; from the coding sequence ATGAGTAATGACATCGAATCCACCGTCGCGAAGCATGCAGCCGAACTCGCCAGCCAGCCGGAGGGTGGGTTCCCGGCGCAGGAGCAGGCACCCCCGGGTCTCACCAGCAAGATGGACCCCGTCCCCGACCACGGGGAGGAGAGCTATGAGGGCCACGGGAAGCTACAAGGCCTCCGTGCCCTCATCACCGGCGGCGACTCCGGGATCGGGCGCGCCGTCGCGATCGCGTTCGCGCGGGAGGGCGCCGACGTCGCCATCGCCCATCTGCCCGAGGAACAGTCCGACGCCGACGACACGCTCGAGTTTGTGCGGAAGGAAGGCGTCAAAGGCTTCTCCATCCCAGGCGACCTGCAGGACACCGACACGTGCGCCCGGACCGTCGAGCAGGCGGTCGAGAGCCTCGGCGGACTGGACATCCTCGTCAACAACGCCGCCTACCACTTCACGCGCGGAGACGCGGGCGGGCTCGAAGGCCTGAAGCAGGAGAACGTCTCCAGGGTGCTGCGGCTCAACATCGAGGCGATCCTCTGGCTCACGAAGGCAGCGGTGCCGCACCTGGGCAAGGGGTCGTCGATCATCAACACGAGCTCCATCCAGTCCTTCGAACCATCCGGGCGGCTGCTCGAGTACGCCGCGACGAAGGCCGCGGTCAACAACCTCACGGTCAACCTCGCCGAGGAACTGGGCCCCAAGGGCATCCGGGTCAACGCCGTCGCGCCCGGCCCCATCTGGACACCGCTGCAGCCGGCCACGCGTGACGGCGAGGAGATGAAGAAGTTCGGCGCCGACACGCCGCTGGGACGGGCCGGCCAGCCGGCCGAACTGGCCCCTGCCTACGTGTTCCTGGCCTCGCCGCGCGACGCGAGCTACGTCTCCGGCACCATCATCGGCGTCACCGGCGGCAAGGCTGCCTGGTGA
- a CDS encoding IS110 family transposase, with the protein MTIVADIYPYVVGVDTHARSHTFAILSRGRLVDTQTFPTNQAGLARAVDWIGRRTAGEISDTVVSAEGTSSYGAQLAGMLAEHGYRVVEAPTPHRGRDGKTDALDAQRAARGVIDLEDTALRDHRRHGDLRDAIAALSTLRAHYTDQRTALINMLTALLRVTDLGIDARGPLTATQITQIAGWRPRREPEPLHIQRQIAIAHARDIGDLDRRLAANKSQLADLTARHSPQLLDIYGVGPVSAAVIIAAWSHPGRVRSEAAFAKLAGVCPIPASSGNTTRHRLNRGGDRRLNWALHQIITTRLSHDPRTKAYVARREAEGKTPKEIRRCLKRYLARQIYRTLTAPLDNT; encoded by the coding sequence ATGACCATCGTTGCAGACATCTATCCCTATGTCGTGGGCGTCGACACCCACGCGCGATCTCACACGTTCGCGATCCTGAGCCGCGGGCGGCTGGTCGACACGCAAACGTTCCCGACCAACCAAGCCGGACTCGCACGGGCGGTCGACTGGATCGGTCGCCGCACCGCAGGCGAGATCAGTGACACCGTGGTCTCGGCCGAAGGGACCTCCAGCTACGGGGCGCAGCTGGCGGGCATGTTGGCCGAGCACGGTTACCGGGTGGTCGAGGCCCCCACCCCCCACCGGGGACGTGACGGGAAAACCGACGCCCTCGATGCGCAGCGCGCCGCCCGCGGCGTGATCGACCTCGAGGACACCGCGTTGCGTGACCACCGCCGTCACGGTGACCTACGTGACGCGATCGCCGCGTTGAGCACGCTGCGTGCGCATTACACCGATCAGCGCACCGCGCTGATCAACATGCTCACCGCTCTGCTGCGGGTCACTGACCTGGGTATCGACGCCCGCGGCCCTCTCACCGCCACCCAGATCACCCAGATCGCCGGCTGGCGGCCCCGCCGCGAACCGGAACCGCTCCACATCCAACGCCAGATCGCCATCGCCCACGCCCGCGACATCGGCGACCTCGACCGTCGTCTGGCGGCCAACAAGAGCCAACTCGCTGACCTGACCGCCCGTCACAGCCCCCAGCTGCTCGACATCTACGGCGTCGGCCCAGTGAGCGCTGCGGTGATCATCGCCGCCTGGTCCCACCCCGGCCGGGTACGGTCCGAGGCGGCGTTCGCGAAACTCGCCGGTGTCTGCCCGATCCCCGCGTCCTCGGGTAACACCACCAGACACCGCCTCAACCGCGGCGGAGACCGACGACTCAACTGGGCACTGCACCAAATCATCACTACCCGCCTGTCCCACGACCCCCGCACGAAGGCCTACGTCGCCAGACGCGAAGCCGAAGGCAAAACCCCCAAAGAAATCCGACGCTGCCTCAAGCGCTACCTCGCCAGACAGATCTACCGAACCCTCACCGCACCACTTGACAACACATAG
- a CDS encoding MMPL family transporter, producing MTDAPAPPEVEPRRGFMAKLWYGYARVTVALRWVIVVGWVAAATAAMLFLPPMQGTANDIEALGANDSSFAAEQRSLELFGFPLLSRAAIVQRNPEALPPLVQAEAVMRGIAINQGKHDTELLGAIPVPNAEGAFPEAAETNTTVITYVFAEPTLNFFEQTAVVEEFAERQLTDASDAYVGVTGSIPARAAQGLVLNSYVHIVEVVTIIAVLTIVALTFGSLVAPALTLISVGAAVFVTLGVSGWAATVMNVSIPADLRPLIVALLLGIVTDYCIFYFAGLRTRLREGHDRLEAARLATASTTPIVTVAGVTVAAGTASLLVAESPLFSGFGPALALTVLTGLVVAMTLVPALVAITGRAVFWPRTTAVEPAKVRERPSLLLRAVANRGSAFVIVLLTVAGLGLGAYQARHLDLGLGFVQSLPAATSAQRAAEAASEGFAPGIISPTEIVLEAPGVGEKADEVADFGEALKSQPGVAGVIGPGDLRAADDVGAFTTESGDAVRFLMVLDSTPLESTAIETLERVQAALPQLAVDANLGEVTTYVGGDTALASGIIADTTNDLLRIGLVALAVNLLLLVIFLRALVAPLYLLASNVLSLVATLGLAVLFFQDFLGQDDLTFYVPFAGSVLLLSLGSDYNIFAVGHIWQEARTRPLKEALMVATPESTRAITSAGLALAASFGLLALVPLGPFRELGFLLGVGILIDVFVVRALLVPSLITLVGPVSSWPSGILKRERRRRRTV from the coding sequence ATGACCGACGCACCCGCCCCGCCCGAGGTGGAGCCGCGCCGCGGGTTCATGGCCAAGCTCTGGTACGGCTACGCCCGCGTGACGGTCGCGCTGCGCTGGGTCATCGTCGTCGGATGGGTTGCCGCGGCCACCGCCGCGATGCTGTTCCTGCCGCCCATGCAGGGCACGGCCAACGACATCGAGGCGCTCGGGGCTAACGACTCGAGCTTCGCCGCAGAGCAGCGGTCGCTGGAACTCTTCGGCTTCCCCCTGCTCAGCAGAGCGGCGATCGTGCAGCGCAATCCTGAGGCCCTGCCCCCGCTGGTGCAGGCGGAGGCCGTCATGCGTGGCATCGCCATCAACCAGGGCAAGCACGACACCGAACTCCTGGGTGCCATCCCGGTGCCCAACGCCGAGGGGGCCTTCCCGGAGGCGGCGGAGACGAACACCACCGTCATCACCTACGTTTTCGCTGAGCCCACGCTCAACTTCTTCGAGCAGACCGCGGTGGTCGAGGAGTTCGCGGAGCGGCAGCTCACGGACGCCTCCGACGCCTACGTGGGCGTTACCGGGTCGATCCCGGCGCGCGCGGCGCAGGGGCTGGTGCTGAACTCCTACGTCCACATCGTCGAGGTGGTGACCATCATCGCGGTGCTGACGATCGTGGCGCTGACCTTCGGGTCGCTGGTGGCGCCGGCGCTGACGCTGATCTCCGTGGGGGCAGCGGTCTTCGTCACGCTGGGGGTCTCGGGCTGGGCCGCCACGGTGATGAACGTCTCGATCCCGGCCGACCTCCGGCCGCTGATCGTCGCGCTGCTGCTGGGCATCGTCACCGACTACTGCATCTTCTACTTCGCGGGGCTCCGCACCCGGCTGCGGGAAGGGCACGACCGGCTCGAGGCGGCACGCCTGGCCACGGCCTCCACGACGCCGATCGTCACCGTCGCCGGCGTCACGGTCGCGGCGGGCACAGCCTCGTTGTTGGTGGCAGAGTCCCCGCTGTTCAGTGGGTTCGGTCCCGCGCTCGCGCTCACCGTCCTGACCGGACTGGTCGTCGCGATGACCCTCGTGCCGGCCCTGGTCGCGATCACCGGTCGAGCTGTGTTCTGGCCGCGGACCACTGCGGTGGAGCCAGCGAAGGTGCGCGAGCGGCCGTCCCTCCTGCTGAGGGCGGTGGCGAACCGCGGTTCCGCGTTCGTCATCGTGCTCCTGACCGTGGCCGGCCTGGGCCTTGGCGCCTACCAGGCGCGCCACCTGGACCTCGGCCTCGGGTTCGTCCAGTCCCTCCCGGCTGCCACGAGCGCGCAGCGGGCCGCGGAGGCGGCCAGCGAGGGCTTCGCTCCGGGCATCATCTCCCCGACGGAGATCGTGCTGGAGGCCCCCGGGGTGGGGGAGAAGGCCGACGAGGTCGCCGACTTCGGCGAGGCGCTCAAGTCTCAGCCGGGCGTGGCCGGCGTGATCGGTCCGGGCGACCTCCGCGCCGCCGATGACGTCGGGGCCTTCACGACCGAGTCGGGCGACGCCGTCCGATTCCTCATGGTCCTCGACAGCACACCGCTCGAGTCGACGGCGATCGAAACGCTCGAGCGCGTCCAGGCGGCCCTTCCTCAGCTCGCTGTCGATGCAAACCTCGGTGAGGTCACCACCTACGTCGGCGGGGACACCGCCCTCGCGTCGGGCATCATCGCCGACACCACCAACGACCTGCTCCGGATCGGGTTGGTCGCTCTCGCCGTCAACCTGCTGCTCCTGGTCATCTTCCTGCGGGCGCTGGTGGCGCCCCTGTACCTGCTGGCCTCCAACGTGCTGTCGCTCGTCGCGACACTGGGGCTGGCGGTGCTGTTCTTCCAGGACTTCCTCGGCCAGGACGACCTCACCTTCTACGTCCCCTTCGCTGGGTCGGTGCTTCTGCTGTCGCTGGGCTCGGACTACAACATCTTCGCCGTCGGACACATCTGGCAGGAGGCGCGCACCCGGCCGCTCAAGGAGGCGCTCATGGTCGCCACCCCGGAGTCAACCCGGGCGATCACGTCAGCCGGCCTGGCCCTGGCCGCCAGCTTCGGGCTGCTCGCCCTGGTCCCGCTGGGCCCGTTCCGCGAACTCGGCTTCCTGCTCGGGGTGGGAATCCTCATCGACGTCTTCGTTGTCCGCGCGCTGCTGGTGCCGTCGCTGATCACGCTGGTTGGTCCGGTGAGCAGCTGGCCGTCCGGCATCCTCAAGCGTGAGAGGCGGCGTCGGCGTACCGTCTGA
- a CDS encoding alpha-N-arabinofuranosidase codes for MRIDPAFTVGPVRRRTFGSFVEHLGRCVYTGIYEPGHPTADEQGFRGDVLDLVREMGVSTVRYPGGNFVSGYRWEDGIGPVESRPKRLDLAWHSLEPNEVGTDEFMAWAKKAGVEPMMAINLGTRGVLEALDIVEYCNVPAGSDWAERRRTNGADDPYRVKMWCLGNEMDGPWQMGHKTPAEYGRIATEAARAMRMIDPDLELVACGSSGRGMETFGEWERVVLTEAYDQIDMISAHAYYWEKDSGLQEFLVSAEDMDRFIDQVGATIDAVAAARKTDKKIGISFDEWNVWYIDRDPSKPPTGDDWPIAPRLLEDNYSVADAVVVGNLLISLLRHTDRVWSASQAQLVNVIAPIMAEPGGPVWKQTTFHPFALTSANARGDVVRVLVDGPTIETGQFGDVQALDAVATWADDGAAVFVVNRHATEAMQTEIELPAGCSLVQALTLHHEDHTWKASADDDSSVGVEPNETARLDDRILSVTLPPISWTMITLATR; via the coding sequence TTGAGAATCGACCCCGCGTTCACGGTGGGCCCGGTGCGACGCCGCACCTTCGGGTCGTTCGTCGAGCACTTGGGGCGCTGCGTCTACACCGGCATCTACGAACCGGGTCACCCCACCGCCGATGAGCAGGGGTTCCGCGGGGATGTGCTGGATCTGGTCCGCGAGATGGGTGTGTCCACCGTGCGCTACCCGGGCGGCAACTTCGTCTCGGGGTACCGCTGGGAGGACGGCATCGGACCGGTCGAGAGCCGACCCAAGCGGCTCGACCTGGCCTGGCACAGCCTCGAACCGAACGAGGTCGGGACGGACGAGTTCATGGCGTGGGCGAAGAAGGCCGGCGTCGAACCCATGATGGCCATCAATCTCGGCACCCGAGGGGTCCTCGAGGCCCTCGACATCGTCGAATACTGCAACGTGCCCGCCGGGTCGGACTGGGCAGAGCGTAGGCGGACCAACGGAGCCGACGACCCCTACCGGGTGAAGATGTGGTGCCTGGGCAACGAGATGGACGGCCCCTGGCAGATGGGTCACAAGACCCCCGCCGAATACGGGCGCATCGCCACCGAGGCTGCCCGCGCCATGCGCATGATCGATCCGGACCTCGAGTTGGTGGCCTGCGGGTCCTCGGGTCGCGGGATGGAGACCTTCGGCGAGTGGGAGCGCGTCGTGCTGACGGAGGCCTACGACCAGATCGACATGATCTCCGCCCACGCCTACTACTGGGAGAAGGACTCCGGACTGCAGGAGTTCCTGGTCAGCGCTGAGGACATGGATCGCTTCATCGATCAGGTGGGAGCCACCATCGACGCGGTGGCGGCAGCCAGGAAGACCGACAAGAAGATAGGCATCTCGTTCGACGAGTGGAACGTCTGGTACATCGACCGGGACCCCTCCAAGCCGCCGACGGGCGACGACTGGCCCATCGCGCCACGCCTCCTCGAGGACAACTACTCCGTCGCCGACGCCGTCGTGGTCGGCAACCTCCTCATCTCGCTCCTGCGCCACACCGACCGAGTGTGGTCGGCAAGCCAGGCGCAGCTGGTCAACGTCATCGCGCCGATCATGGCCGAGCCGGGCGGCCCGGTGTGGAAGCAGACCACCTTCCATCCCTTCGCGCTCACGTCCGCCAACGCACGTGGCGACGTGGTGCGGGTCCTGGTTGACGGACCCACCATCGAGACGGGTCAGTTCGGCGACGTCCAGGCTCTCGACGCCGTCGCGACGTGGGCCGACGACGGCGCTGCCGTGTTCGTCGTCAACCGACACGCGACGGAGGCTATGCAGACCGAGATCGAACTGCCGGCCGGATGTTCGCTCGTGCAGGCCCTCACGCTGCACCACGAGGACCACACCTGGAAGGCGAGTGCCGACGACGACTCGAGCGTGGGCGTCGAGCCGAACGAGACGGCGAGGCTGGACGACCGGATTCTCTCTGTGACCTTGCCCCCCATCTCCTGGACGATGATCACGCTCGCTACCCGGTGA
- a CDS encoding ThuA domain-containing protein, translated as MARILIASGVGPYADPWHPFERTSPLIADVLRDAGHEVHVRETVPGALLDVASFDLFVANAGGGIADGEAPSDSLMDDLEALKRYLIDGGRVLSIHTSNGAFGQLPEWRSAVGGHWGADSWHPDISDATFAPAPGAGEHPVWEGLRTIEVFDEKYSGLVIDDGVTPLVQHELEGRPEVMGWAVGHRVIFDGLGHDERSYESESRRQLLVNEVAWLLA; from the coding sequence ATGGCGCGAATTCTGATAGCCAGCGGGGTGGGGCCCTACGCTGACCCGTGGCATCCGTTCGAGAGGACCTCACCGCTGATCGCCGACGTGCTGCGCGATGCTGGTCACGAGGTCCACGTCCGGGAAACCGTCCCGGGCGCCCTGCTCGACGTCGCCTCGTTCGACCTGTTCGTGGCGAACGCCGGGGGTGGGATCGCTGACGGTGAGGCGCCGTCGGATTCCCTCATGGACGACCTCGAGGCGTTGAAGCGGTACCTGATCGATGGCGGCCGGGTGTTGAGCATCCACACCTCCAATGGGGCGTTCGGGCAACTGCCCGAGTGGCGCTCGGCCGTCGGTGGACACTGGGGGGCTGACTCCTGGCACCCAGACATCTCGGACGCGACCTTCGCCCCGGCGCCCGGCGCCGGCGAGCATCCGGTGTGGGAGGGGTTGCGGACCATCGAGGTGTTCGATGAGAAGTACTCCGGGCTCGTCATCGACGACGGCGTGACGCCGCTGGTTCAGCACGAACTGGAGGGCCGTCCTGAGGTGATGGGATGGGCAGTGGGCCACCGGGTGATCTTCGACGGGTTGGGCCATGACGAACGGTCCTACGAATCGGAGTCCCGCAGGCAACTGCTGGTCAACGAGGTGGCCTGGTTGTTGGCGTGA
- a CDS encoding NADH:flavin oxidoreductase, whose amino-acid sequence MTDLSDPLVFSHGPAWRNRLALAPLTNKQSHPDGTLSDDEIRWLLARGRHGFGMTMTAAAYVAPAGKAWQGQLGISEDAHLPGLTRLADGLRDAGSASIVQLHHGGTQANPSVSGEELVGPSADPERGARALTTDEVRRTVDDFAAAAARAERAGFDGVQLHGAHGYLLCEFLSSRNVRDDGYGGDLEGKARIIRESIAAVREATSSDFHVALRISTERLGLDTDEMAELSAQLMAEGGLDHLELSLWDVTKLPEGAEPGAPSLLSHFIDLPRGSTRLGIAGKVGSGPAAVAALATGVDFVTIGRAAIADQRIAERTLADPDYPGPAFPVTKDVLRDNCVGEAFVDYFSAGWPQLVAG is encoded by the coding sequence GTGACCGATCTCTCCGACCCCCTCGTCTTCTCCCACGGCCCCGCGTGGCGCAACCGACTCGCACTGGCCCCGCTGACGAACAAGCAGTCCCACCCCGACGGCACCCTGTCGGACGACGAGATCCGCTGGCTACTCGCCCGCGGGAGACACGGCTTCGGCATGACGATGACGGCCGCGGCCTACGTCGCACCGGCCGGCAAGGCTTGGCAGGGGCAGCTGGGGATCAGCGAGGACGCCCACCTCCCCGGCCTCACCAGGCTGGCTGATGGCCTCCGCGACGCCGGATCCGCCTCGATCGTCCAACTCCACCACGGCGGCACGCAGGCCAACCCCTCTGTTTCGGGTGAGGAACTCGTCGGGCCCTCCGCCGACCCCGAACGCGGCGCCCGGGCGCTGACCACCGACGAGGTGCGGCGCACCGTCGACGACTTCGCAGCCGCCGCCGCACGCGCTGAGCGGGCCGGCTTCGACGGGGTCCAACTCCACGGTGCGCATGGCTATCTTCTCTGCGAGTTCCTGAGCTCCCGCAACGTCCGCGACGACGGTTACGGGGGTGACCTGGAGGGCAAGGCGCGCATCATCCGCGAATCGATCGCCGCGGTCCGCGAGGCAACGTCATCCGACTTCCACGTGGCGCTGCGGATCTCCACAGAACGACTGGGTCTCGACACCGATGAGATGGCCGAGCTCAGTGCCCAACTCATGGCCGAGGGCGGCCTCGACCACCTCGAACTGTCGCTCTGGGACGTCACGAAACTCCCCGAGGGCGCAGAGCCCGGGGCTCCGTCGTTGCTGAGCCATTTCATCGACCTCCCGCGCGGCTCGACGCGTCTGGGCATCGCCGGCAAGGTGGGCAGCGGACCCGCGGCTGTCGCGGCGCTGGCTACGGGCGTCGATTTCGTCACCATCGGCCGGGCGGCTATCGCCGACCAGCGGATCGCGGAGCGGACTCTGGCGGACCCCGACTACCCAGGGCCGGCCTTCCCTGTGACGAAGGACGTCCTGCGCGACAACTGCGTAGGAGAGGCGTTCGTCGATTACTTCTCGGCCGGGTGGCCGCAGCTGGTCGCGGGTTGA